From one Trifolium pratense cultivar HEN17-A07 linkage group LG1, ARS_RC_1.1, whole genome shotgun sequence genomic stretch:
- the LOC123922430 gene encoding tubulin beta-1 chain: protein MREILHIQGGQCGNQIGAKFWEVVCAEHGIDSTGRYQGNTDMQLERVNVYYNEASCGRFVPRAVLMDLEPGTMDSVRSGPYGQIFRPDNFVFGQSGAGNNWAKGHYTEGAELIDSVLDVVRKEAENCDCLQGFQVCHSLGGGTGSGMGTLLISKIREEYPDRMMLTFSVFPSPKVSDTVVEPYNATLSVHQLVENADECMVLDNEALYDICFRTLKLTTPSFGDLNHLISATMSGVTCCLRFPGQLNSDLRKLAVNLIPFPRLHFFMVGFAPLTSRGSQQYRALTVPELTQQMWDSKNMMCAADPRHGRYLTASAMFRGKMSTKEVDEQMINVQNKNSSYFVEWIPNNVKSTVCDIPPTGLKMASTFIGNSTSIQEMFRRVSEQFTAMFRRKAFLHWYTGEGMDEMEFTEAESNMNDLVSEYQQYQDATADEEGYDYEDEEDVQEEEEA from the exons ATGCGTGAGATTCTTCACATTCAGGGAGGACAATGCGGGAACCAAATCGGAGCAAAGTTTTGGGAGGTTGTGTGCGCGGAGCACGGGATCGATTCCACCGGAAGGTACCAAGGAAACACTGACATGCAACTCGAGCGAGTTAACGTGTACTACAATGAAGCGAGTTGTGGACGATTCGTACCTAGAGCTGTGCTCATGGATCTGGAGCCAGGGACTATGGACAGTGTCAGATCTGGTCCGTACGGACAGATTTTCCGGCCTGATAATTTCGTTTTTGGACAGTCCGGTGCCGGAAATAACTGGGCGAAAGGTCACTATACTGAAGGAGCTGAGTTGATTGACTCGGTACTTGATGTTGTGAGGAAGGAGGCGGAGAATTGTGATTGTCTTCAAG GGTTTCAGGTTTGCCACTCCCTTGGTGGTGGAACTGGTTCTGGAATGGGAACACTTTTGATTTCTAAGATCAGGGAAGAATACCCTGACCGAATGATGCTTACGTTCTCCGTGTTCCCATCTCCTAAGGTATCTGACACTGTTGTTGAGCCTTACAATGCTACACTCTCTGTTCACCAACTTGTTGAGAATGCTGATGAATGCATGGTTTTGGATAATGAAGCCCTCTATGACATTTGCTTTCGCACCCTTAAACTCACTACTCCAAGCT TTGGAGATTTGAACCATCTAATTTCAGCCACAATGAGTGGTGTTACATGTTGTCTTCGGTTCCCTGGTCAATTGAACTCAGATCTTCGCAAACTGGCAGTGAATCTCATTCCTTTCCCTCGTTTGCATTTCTTCATGGTGGGTTTTGCCCCACTCACTTCTCGTGGGTCACAGCAGTACAGGGCTCTCACTGTACCTGAGCTGACTCAACAGATGTGGGATTCCAAGAACATGATGTGTGCTGCTGATCCTCGCCATGGTCGTTATTTGACAGCATCTGCCATGTTCCGTGGTAAGATGAGCACCAAAGAGGTTGATGAGCAGATGATCAATGTTCAGAACAAGAATTCATCATACTTTGTTGAGTGGATTCCCAACAATGTAAAATCCACTGTCTGTGATATCCCTCCAACTGGTCTTAAAATGGCTTCTACTTTTATTGGCAACTCAACATCTATTCAGGAGATGTTTAGGAGGGTGAGTGAGCAATTCACAGCTATGTTCCGTAGAAAGGCTTTCTTGCATTGGTACACTGGAGAGGGTATGGATGAGATGGAGTTTACTGAAGCAGAAAGTAACATGAATGACCTTGTCTCGGAGTACCAACAATACCAAGATGCTACTGCTGATGAAGAGGGGTATGACTATGAAGACGAGGAAGATGTTCAGGAGGAGGAAGAAGCTTAA
- the LOC123922438 gene encoding uncharacterized protein LOC123922438, with translation MASKVTLSRLVIVSLVFSLALPGTLGGIECENLNEETCSFAVSSSSKRCVLEKHVKRTGEEAYTCKTSEIEADKLKDHIESDQCIKACDLDRKSLGISSDSLLESRFTEKLCSPQCYMSCPNIVDLYFNLAAGEGVFLPKLCEVGGVNARRGMAELKSSGIVAPGPVYPPVEFIASPPQPCTSGDIPVAAPYYPPY, from the exons ATGGCCTCTAAAGTTACCTTAAGCAGATTGGTCATAGTTTCCCTTGTATTTTCTCTAGCCCTACCAGGCACTCTCG GAGGGATAGAATGTGAGAATCTAAACGAGGAAACATGTTCATTTGCTGTTTCATCTAGCAGCAAAAGGTGTGTACTTGAAAAACATGTGAAAAGAACAGGTGAAGAAGCATACACATGCAAAACATCAGAGATAGAAGCTGATAAACTAAAAGACCACATCGAAAGCGACCAGTGCATAAAAGCTTGTGACTTAGACAGAAAATCACTTGGAATTTCATCAGACTCGCTTCTTGAATCTCGCTTTACAGAGAAACTGTGTTCCCCACAGTGCTACATGAGTTGTCCAAATATTGTTGATCTTTACTTCAATCTTGCAGCTGGTGAAGGTGTGTTTCTTCCTAAGTTGTGTGAGGTTGGTGGTGTAAATGCTCGTCGTGGAATGGCTGAATTGAAAAGCTCTGGGATTGTGGCACCGGGACCTGTGTATCCACCAGTGGAGTTTATAGCTTCACCTCCACAGCCATGTACCTCTGGGGATATACCGGTGGCAGCCCCATACTATCCACCGTACTAA
- the LOC123902553 gene encoding DNA-directed RNA polymerase III subunit RPC3, with amino-acid sequence MVQQWGIKFAVLLITDHFGKIVANVCEKLLKQGPLTLDLLVRYTELSTVHVKNSLLVLIQHNCVQPFHFQGVTIDESKVKTQYLVLFDNILHRARFPKFMEIVSEELGDKCAQIFKGLLHNGRLNLKQMVDRASQEKAEAEDTVRESLCKLLMARYVERCPIPEVSIVEEVDDKKKRGSKAAKEFKAPVTTEDRVREAATHGDTARFSLTADTGYNSDEETKPSDISVAENVAKEESTLWRANFEEFIRYLRDKALIENVRTRMDDGAATVLRAILEATRNKEKQVKIEKSVPLPLDTIFTEVMKTENGRTMTMDRVKASLVQLGCSNQMLYEYIIDLEHIIHWARNEEVESIVLKRYGRDAYRMFRYLSKAKQFCPTDKIADDTLVEKKEAPKLLFKLWKENYLQMEKVTVTLSAGNTGKLSTIYMWQVNQPLLWEHVLDELYHGALNLKLRIAFEQETNEEILNIPKKKINDSEPLRKKHRRLQNVILLLGSSLIKLDDTIMLFNDF; translated from the exons ATGGTTCAGCAATGGGGAATCAAGTTCGCCGTCCTCCTCATCACCGACCACTTCGGCAAAATCGTCGCT AATGTCTGCGAAAAACTACTTAAACAAGGACCTCTCACTTTGGACCTCCTTGTTCGCTACACCGAACTTTCAACGGTGCATGTTAAGAATTCATTGCTTGTATTAATTCAACATAATTGCGTTCAGCCATTCCATTTTCAAG GTGTTACGATTGATGAATCGAAAGTTAAGACACAATACTTGGTGCTGTTTGATAACATATTACATCGGGCGAGATTTCCAAAATTCATGGAGATAGTGTCAGAGGAACTTGGTGATAAA TGTGCACAGATTTTCAAAGGATTGCTCCACAATGGTAGACTTAATTTGAAACAGATGGTTGACAGAGCAAGTCAAG AAAAGGCAGAGGCTGAAGATACTGTACGAGAGAGCCTTTGTAAACTTCTGATGGCTCGATATGTTGAACGCTGTCCAATCCCTGAGGTTTCGATAGTTGAAGAAGTAGATGATAAAAAGAAACGTGGTTCTAAGGCTGCCAAG GAATTCAAAGCACCAGTGACAACAGAAGATCGTGTTAGAGAAGCTGCAACGCATGGGGATACGGCCAGATTTTCACTCACTGCAGATACAGGATATAATAGTGACGAAGAAACAAAGCCATCTGATATAAGTGTTGCAGAAAATGTTG CAAAAGAGGAGTCAACTCTTTGGCGTGCAAATTTTGAGGAGTTCATACGTTATCTTAGGGATAAG GCATTGATTGAGAATGTAAGAACACGAATGGATGATGGAGCTGCTACCGTCTTACGTGCAATATTGGAGGCAACAAGAAATAAGGAGAAACAagtgaaaatagaaaaatcaG TTCCCTTACCACTGGATACAATTTTCACAGAGGTGATGAAGACTGAAAATGGCCGAACTATGACCATGGATCGTGTTAAAGCTTCCCTTGTTCAGTTGGGTTGTTCAAATCAGATGTTATATGAATATATTATTG ATTTAGAGCACATTATTCATTGGGCTCGTAATGAAGag GTTGAGTCAATTGTGTTAAAAAGGTATGGAAGGGATGCCTACCGAATGTTCAGGTATCTGTCAAAGGCAAAACAGTTTTGTCCAACAGATAAG ATTGCAGATGATACTCTTGTTGAGAAAAAGGAAGCTCCAAAGTTACTGTTCAAGTTATGGAAGGAAAACTACTTGCAAATGGAG AAAGTAACTGTCACACTCTCCGCGGGAAATACTGGTAAATTATCAACTATTTATATGTGGCAAGTAAATCAGCCTCTGCTTTGGGAACATGTTCTGGACGAGCTGTACCATGGTGCCTTAAATTTGAAACTAAGAATAGCTTTTGAGCAAGAAACTAATGAAGAG